In the Streptomyces fradiae ATCC 10745 = DSM 40063 genome, one interval contains:
- a CDS encoding sirohydrochlorin chelatase codes for MSIPTLVAVAHGSRDPRALPAVAALLDRVRALRPGLPVRLGHVELNAPLLTDTLDALPAGGDAVLVPLLFGPGHHVKHDLPRAALAAAPRTRVRVAAPLGPHPLLAEALHDRLTEAGWRPGPRARRTAGVVLAAAGSRDPESTAGTRRLAALLGERLDGVPVVPAYASAASPTVPEAVRELAARGRTRIAVASCFAAPGLFATRSAAAAPWIAAAPLGAHPALARLVLHRYDQAAGQDPARPATARAALHTTA; via the coding sequence ATGAGCATCCCCACCCTGGTCGCCGTCGCCCACGGCAGCCGCGACCCCCGCGCCCTGCCCGCCGTGGCCGCCCTCCTCGACCGCGTCCGCGCCCTGCGCCCCGGACTGCCGGTCCGCCTCGGCCACGTCGAGCTGAACGCCCCCCTCCTCACCGACACCCTCGACGCCCTGCCGGCGGGCGGCGACGCCGTCCTCGTCCCGCTTCTCTTCGGGCCCGGCCACCACGTCAAGCACGACCTGCCGCGCGCCGCCCTGGCCGCGGCGCCCCGCACGCGCGTCCGCGTCGCCGCCCCGCTCGGTCCGCACCCGCTGCTCGCCGAGGCCCTGCACGACCGGCTCACCGAGGCCGGCTGGCGCCCCGGCCCCCGTGCGCGCCGCACCGCCGGGGTCGTCCTGGCCGCCGCCGGGTCCCGCGACCCCGAGTCCACCGCGGGCACCCGGCGCCTCGCCGCCCTGCTCGGCGAACGCCTCGACGGCGTGCCCGTCGTCCCCGCCTACGCCTCCGCCGCCTCCCCGACCGTCCCCGAGGCGGTGCGGGAGCTCGCCGCGCGCGGCCGGACCCGTATCGCCGTGGCCTCCTGCTTCGCCGCGCCCGGCCTGTTCGCCACCCGCAGCGCCGCCGCCGCGCCCTGGATCGCCGCCGCCCCGCTGGGCGCGCACCCCGCCCTCGCCCGCCTCGTCCTGCACCGCTACGACCAGGCCGCCGGGCAGGACCCCGCCCGCCCCGCCACCGCCCGAGCCGCGCTCCACACCACCGCCTGA
- a CDS encoding arylamine N-acetyltransferase family protein — translation MDSLDPLPPERVDAYLRRIGAERPDRPTEAALRELQLRHLEAVPFENLSVHLREDVVLDAAALVGKVVDRGRGGFCYELNGAFAALLRALGYRVELLQARVYGDDGHPGIPYDHLALRVRAADGGGRAWLTDVGFGDHSHFPLDLDERGEQEDPAGVFRIVEAPGPGPEDGGGAEPEDGAGEGPEDGAGEGPEDGAGEDSGAGTGTAAGADGDLDVVRDGRPRYRLERRPRALADFAVGAWWHRTSPESPFTRSPVCSLLTGRGRVTLSGRRLITTEDGSRTERVLSGDGELLAVYRDRFGIRLDRPPVPLHPRP, via the coding sequence ATGGACTCCCTGGACCCCCTGCCGCCCGAGCGGGTCGACGCGTACCTGCGCCGCATCGGCGCCGAGCGGCCCGACCGCCCCACCGAGGCCGCCCTGCGCGAGCTCCAGCTCCGGCACCTGGAGGCCGTGCCGTTCGAGAACCTGTCCGTCCACCTCCGCGAGGACGTCGTGCTGGACGCTGCGGCGCTCGTCGGCAAGGTCGTGGACCGGGGGCGCGGCGGCTTCTGCTACGAACTGAACGGCGCCTTCGCGGCGCTGCTGCGCGCCCTCGGCTACCGGGTGGAGCTGCTCCAGGCCCGCGTGTACGGCGACGACGGGCACCCCGGCATCCCGTACGACCACCTCGCCCTGCGGGTCCGGGCGGCCGACGGCGGCGGGCGGGCCTGGCTGACCGACGTGGGCTTCGGCGACCACAGCCACTTCCCGCTCGACCTGGACGAGCGCGGCGAGCAGGAGGACCCGGCGGGTGTCTTCCGGATCGTGGAGGCGCCCGGTCCGGGACCGGAGGACGGCGGGGGCGCCGAACCGGAGGACGGCGCGGGAGAGGGACCGGAGGACGGCGCGGGAGAGGGACCGGAGGACGGCGCGGGAGAGGACTCCGGCGCGGGTACGGGTACGGCGGCCGGCGCGGACGGTGACCTGGACGTCGTACGGGACGGGAGGCCCCGCTACCGGCTGGAGCGGCGCCCGCGCGCGCTCGCCGACTTCGCCGTCGGCGCCTGGTGGCACCGCACCTCCCCCGAGTCGCCGTTCACCCGCTCCCCGGTCTGCTCGCTCCTCACCGGACGGGGCCGCGTCACGCTGAGCGGTCGCCGCCTCATCACCACCGAGGACGGCTCGCGGACGGAGCGGGTGCTGTCCGGCGACGGTGAACTGCTCGCCGTGTACCGGGACCGCTTCGGCATCCGCCTCGACCGGCCGCCCGTACCGCTGCACCCGCGCCCCTGA
- the cutA gene encoding divalent-cation tolerance protein CutA gives MLGAAYPRRRSASVTDEPTVLTVLTTTDAAGKAEELARSAVEARLAACAQVSGPVASVYRWEGAVETAREWQVLFKTAAARYGALEEHIRRHHDYDTPEIIAVPVVRGGADYLAWVARESAG, from the coding sequence ATGCTGGGGGCGGCGTACCCGAGGAGGAGGAGCGCGAGCGTGACCGACGAACCGACCGTACTGACCGTCCTGACCACCACCGACGCCGCCGGCAAGGCCGAGGAGCTGGCGCGGAGCGCGGTGGAGGCGCGCCTCGCCGCCTGCGCGCAGGTGTCCGGACCGGTGGCCTCCGTCTACCGCTGGGAGGGCGCCGTCGAGACGGCCCGCGAGTGGCAGGTGCTGTTCAAGACGGCCGCCGCGCGGTACGGCGCGCTGGAGGAGCACATCCGCCGCCACCACGACTACGACACGCCGGAGATCATCGCCGTGCCCGTGGTGCGGGGCGGCGCGGACTACCTGGCGTGGGTGGCGCGGGAGTCGGCCGGGTGA
- a CDS encoding gamma-glutamylcyclotransferase family protein: MTAAELPFFVYGTLRPGEHNHARFLAGRTAGGEPARLPGAALHDGPGYPYAVRDPRGGEVVGELVHAAPGAYAGLLAVLDRLEDFHGPGHPRNLYERLVREVVRVRDGARVAAWVYVAAAGAVPGPRIPAGDWLSRGPVRGAPRTP, from the coding sequence GTGACCGCCGCCGAGCTGCCCTTCTTCGTGTACGGCACGCTGCGGCCCGGCGAGCACAACCACGCCCGCTTCCTCGCGGGCCGCACGGCGGGCGGGGAGCCCGCGCGGCTGCCGGGCGCCGCCCTCCACGACGGCCCCGGGTACCCGTACGCGGTGCGCGACCCGCGCGGCGGCGAGGTCGTCGGGGAGCTGGTGCACGCGGCGCCCGGCGCGTACGCGGGGCTGCTGGCCGTGCTGGACCGGCTGGAGGACTTCCACGGGCCGGGTCACCCGCGCAACCTGTACGAGCGGCTGGTCCGCGAGGTGGTGCGGGTACGGGACGGGGCCCGGGTCGCCGCGTGGGTGTACGTGGCGGCGGCCGGGGCGGTGCCGGGGCCGCGCATCCCGGCGGGCGACTGGCTCAGCCGCGGGCCGGTTCGAGGCGCACCGCGCACACCTTGA